DNA from Fortiea contorta PCC 7126:
TTTGCGTGGCTTTATATTGCCATTTTTGCAGTTGTTTGGGGTGGCTGAGTAGTTGGAAGAGTGCATTTGCTAAGGTGTGGCTATTTTGGGGTGGAACCAAAAGACCAGCCTGTCCATAATCTAGGGTTTCGGGAATGCCGTCTACATCGCTAGCAACTATAGCACAGCCAGCTTCCCGCGCTTCTGTCAAGACTAAACCAAAGGATTCGCAGTGTGAAGCGAGGACGAAAATATCTGTGGCTAGCATATAGCGTTGTGGCTGTGCTTGAAAGCCTTCAAAATGAATGCGATCGCTCACAGGTGTATTCTGCGCCAGCGCTTCAAATATGGGGCGATCGGGGCCGTTTCCCACTAAGTATAAATGTGCTTGGGGAAAGTCAGCGGCAATTTTGACGAAGGCGGTGATTAATTCTACGATACCTTTGCGGGTGTACATGCCGGCGACGGTGGCGATCGCTGGTCGTTGCAGAGGTAAAGGTTGATACTCCCTTATTTTTTGATGTCTCGGACTACTTAAAGTGCCGTTAGATACCACCCGCAGCTTGTTTTTAGGTATCCCGCGCCGCACCATCGCCCCAGCTACAGCCTGACTGACTGCGATCACGCGATCAGCTAACCCCATGAGTACAGCACTGCGCTGAAACTCGTTATGTACGGTAGAAACTAAACTATATTCACTACTATTCCTCAGCAATCTTGCTAATAAAACACCAGTCATCATATGTGCATGAACAATATCTGGTTGAAATTCTCTAATAATTTCTTGATAATGCCAAGCAGCTTTAATTAGATTTATTGGTGTTCTAGATTGATCTAGTGCCAAATGTTGGACACCATAATTTGCTAATAAAATTTCGTATTCTCCACCAGATGAAGCCACTGCTACATGATGACCATTTTCAGCTTGCAAACAAGCCAAATCTACAGCCACATTAACAATTCCATTACCGATTTCTTGTACATGATTTGTTAGATGTAAAATTCGCATTTAATTTGTCTCCACAGAAAGCACTTGCAGCCAATTTATCTACAAAAACCTACTAGAATTCAGATTTAAAAAATATTTCCTCGCTGCCTAAAAAGCCTTGAATGAAGCCACGAGGAAGATTTACAATTTGAGAATGATAAGAAGAAATCGCTCTGATTTTTTTGTCTTGCACTGATACTATAGAAAAGCAAGCAGTCGCAGCGATATCTGACAGTTTCAGCATGAGTAACAGCGGTGCTCTCCAGAATAACCAAACAGGATATTCAATCAGGTCAACTGAAATTTTTGCTTGGATAATGGCTTGTTTAACTAATTCATATGTAGCCTCATGATCTCGATGACAGTCTTGATGATGAGGTACATAAACTTCCTCTGGTTGATGCTGCACGAGGAGTGCAGTTATTTGGGCAATTGTTTGTTGCTTTTCCTCTAGAGTTAAATCAGGTAAAGTTCCATCTGGTTTTTCTAAAAAGTGAATAGCTGATGGTTCCACTCCTAAAATTTGTAGTGCTGTTAGCGCTTCTTGTTTACGAGTTTGGATAATTTTATGTTGATAATTTGGCTCTGCGTTAGCCGCGCCCTGACCATTTGTGAGAAAAGTTACAATTACTGGTACACCGTATTCTCGTTTTAGCGCTATCATTCCACCACAACCAAATGTTTCGTCATCTTGGTGAGGAGAAAATACCATTGCTGATTTCTGAGTAAATTTTAATATCTGATTTTTATGACTCGAAATCCACAGGCATATTAAGCGGGAATGGAAATGTTGTATTTTCTCAATCCATACCTTTGGTAGATGTTTTTGCAATTGCTGTAAATATTTTTTCATCCTCGTTATTAGAGCTAGATGTTGTATTTGTATAATTAAATCATCTAGCTCTAACATAGTAGGTTAAATTTACATGTTAAATATAATTTTTAGATAAATATTCTGTATCTATATCAACAACATTTTCAGTAAAAAAATTACCTAAA
Protein-coding regions in this window:
- a CDS encoding PIG-L family deacetylase, which encodes MVFSPHQDDETFGCGGMIALKREYGVPVIVTFLTNGQGAANAEPNYQHKIIQTRKQEALTALQILGVEPSAIHFLEKPDGTLPDLTLEEKQQTIAQITALLVQHQPEEVYVPHHQDCHRDHEATYELVKQAIIQAKISVDLIEYPVWLFWRAPLLLMLKLSDIAATACFSIVSVQDKKIRAISSYHSQIVNLPRGFIQGFLGSEEIFFKSEF
- a CDS encoding glycosyltransferase family 4 protein encodes the protein MRILHLTNHVQEIGNGIVNVAVDLACLQAENGHHVAVASSGGEYEILLANYGVQHLALDQSRTPINLIKAAWHYQEIIREFQPDIVHAHMMTGVLLARLLRNSSEYSLVSTVHNEFQRSAVLMGLADRVIAVSQAVAGAMVRRGIPKNKLRVVSNGTLSSPRHQKIREYQPLPLQRPAIATVAGMYTRKGIVELITAFVKIAADFPQAHLYLVGNGPDRPIFEALAQNTPVSDRIHFEGFQAQPQRYMLATDIFVLASHCESFGLVLTEAREAGCAIVASDVDGIPETLDYGQAGLLVPPQNSHTLANALFQLLSHPKQLQKWQYKATQNLERFSTTRVYAETMAVYYELVKNYDLPRIVRTEEFLVSK